GCCACCCCGTGACCACGCCCGGCAGGTAATACACCATCGAGCCAGCTATAAAATGTTTGCTTATCTAGCGCATAGCCTATTCTAACTGTTGCTGGTTTTCAGCAACTAAGATCAAAGCAGGCTTGATTGCTAAACGCGCAGTTAACGCCGCCAAAGAAATAGGGGCGGCAAATTCCACAATACGATGGAGCACCTCAAGGGCTTCTTCGAGGTTTGCTTTTCTTATCTGTAGATCCATGTTGTTCTTCTCCATCATTGAGGTGAAAAAAAGCCGATCATGCGATCGGCTATATTATCTTTATTTCATCCCAACCATTATTGATTGGTTTTCGCTGCCACTAACGTTTGCGGTGATAACGTTGTCAGCTTATCAATTAAGTAATTAAGTAATACGCCATAAATAGGCACAAATAGTCCGAGACTAATAATTAACTTAAAGCTGTAATCCACCAACGCAATTTCCGTCCAATTTGCTGCCATAAACGGGTCGGGACTGTGGTAAAACGCAATACCAAAGAACGCAATGGTATCAATCGCATTACCAAAAATAGTGGAGGCCGTTGGGGCTATCCACCATTGTTTTAATTGGCGTAGGCGGTTGAATACCGACACATCTAAAATTTGCCCTAGCAAGTAAGCCATAAAACTGGCAATCGCAATACGAGCAACAAACAAATTAAATTCCGTTAAATGTCCTAGCCCTTGGTATTCACCTTGGAAGAACAAGACCGATAATAAATACGATACGAGCAGCGCAGGCATCATGACACGGAAAATAATTTTACGCGCCATTCCAGCCCCAAAAATACGCACGGTAAGATCGGTAGCTAAAAATATAAACGGAAAAGTAAACGCTCCCCAGGTGGTGTGATAACCAAACACGGTAAAAGGTAACTGTACTAAATAGTTACTCGATGCAATCACGAGTAAATGAAATAGCACTAAATAACCTAGGGCTTTACGTTGCTGTTGCGGAGTAAAAGAGGGTGAAGCTATAGCATTAGATTGAGATAAAGCAGTCGTCATGTGAGACCTTTTTGTCAATGGGGGGAGGGAACCCAAAAATATATGTTGCTCGCCATTTTATATGCCAACAACAACCAGGTCGGCGATTATACAGAAATTCACTTTGTTGCCTAGCTCTTGATAAATCTCAATCTCAATTTAATAAGCCTGCGACAAATGCCAATGTATCAAGATCATCCTCACTCATAGCCTCTAACCATAACGTGCTACTGTAATGTTCACCTTTGAGCAACAAGCGACAACCTTCAAAATCGACTAACCAAATATGCAGATCAGCACTGCACTCTTTTTCAATCACAGTAGCATCGAGTGTCTTTAAAAGTTGTAAAGCAACTGAACCAAAACTATCAAAGTCAAAATCAGGGCTAATAATGGATAAGTAACGTGCATTGAGATCGAGTTGACGAACGCTAAATGGTTGGCTTTCAAGTGGGGTCATTGTCATTCCTTTTTATAACCGGAAGGATAAATAGCGCTTACTCACACCATGATGTAAGTAAGTGTTAATTAAG
Above is a genomic segment from Photobacterium angustum containing:
- a CDS encoding 7-cyano-7-deazaguanine/7-aminomethyl-7-deazaguanine transporter, with amino-acid sequence MTTALSQSNAIASPSFTPQQQRKALGYLVLFHLLVIASSNYLVQLPFTVFGYHTTWGAFTFPFIFLATDLTVRIFGAGMARKIIFRVMMPALLVSYLLSVLFFQGEYQGLGHLTEFNLFVARIAIASFMAYLLGQILDVSVFNRLRQLKQWWIAPTASTIFGNAIDTIAFFGIAFYHSPDPFMAANWTEIALVDYSFKLIISLGLFVPIYGVLLNYLIDKLTTLSPQTLVAAKTNQ
- a CDS encoding DUF3630 family protein — encoded protein: MTPLESQPFSVRQLDLNARYLSIISPDFDFDSFGSVALQLLKTLDATVIEKECSADLHIWLVDFEGCRLLLKGEHYSSTLWLEAMSEDDLDTLAFVAGLLN